A genomic segment from Pseudopipra pipra isolate bDixPip1 chromosome 14, bDixPip1.hap1, whole genome shotgun sequence encodes:
- the KLHDC4 gene encoding kelch domain-containing protein 4 isoform X2, with translation MVACKRQLIIFGGFHESTRDYIYYNDVYAFNLDSFTWSKLAPAGIGPAPRSGCQMTASPEGSVIIYGGYSKQRIKKDVDKGTLHTDMFLLKAEGVGKEEEKWTWSRLSPSGVKPPPRSGFSVAVGPGNRSLLFGGVQDEEEEESLEGDFFNDIYFYDMGKNRWFPAQLKGPKSEKRKRRRGRQAESEAAGDEEVEQRPPQGPLEIIKEVVAEDGTVMTIKQVISGPAEEKERSESEEEEEEETGALGQQVEPCPRSNAMVAVKHGVLYVYGGMFEVGDRQFTLSDLHSIDLHKMEEWKVLVEMDPKAQEWLEESESDEEDDDVEGAEGGEEEEESSEEESEDDEGEEQHPAVEPGENPEEYLSRTEQYWIKVARSHMGPEAKEKKVVKVAHAMAKTFHEDSV, from the exons ATGGTTGCATGCAAAAGGCAGCTGATCATCTTTGGGGGTTTCCATGAGAGCACCAG GGATTACATCTATTACAATGATGTGTATGCCTTCAACCTGGACTCCTTCACCTGGAGCAAGCTGGCTCCAGCAGGGATTGGGCCTGCTCCAAGATCCGGGTGTCAAATGACTGCCAGTCCTGAGGGCAGTGTAATCATCTATGGAGGCTACTCCAAACAG AGAATTAAGAAGGATGTTGACAAGGGCACCCTGCACACGGATATGTTCCTGCTGAAGGCTGAAGGAGTGGGCAAGGAGGAAG AGAAGTGGACATGGAGTCGGCTCAGCCCCTCCGGGGTGAAACCCCCTCCCAGGTCCGGATTCTCTGTGGCTGTTGGTCCTGGTAACCGCTCCCTCCTTTTTGGGGGAGtgcaggatgaggaggaggaggagagcctTGAGGGGGACTTCTTCAATGATATCTATTTCTATGACATGGGGAAAAACCGCTGGTTCCCTGCACAGCTCAAG ggaccAAAATCAGAGAAGAGGAAGCGGAGACGAGGCAGACAAGCCGAGTCAGAGGCTGCTGGAGATGAGGAGGTGGAGCAGAGACCTCCCCAGGGCCCCCTGGAGATCATCAAAGAGGTGGTGGCAGAAGATGGGACTGTCATGACCATCAAGCAGGTGATCTCTGgacctgcagaagagaaggaaaggtcTGAatctgaggaggaggaggaggaggaaactgGAGCCCTGGGCCAGCAAGTGGAGCCGTGCCCACGTTCCAATGCCATGGTGGCAGTGAAACACGGGGTCCTCTACGTGTACGGGGGGATGTTCGAGGTGGGCGACCGCCAGTTCACCCTCAGTGACCTGCACAGCATCGACCTGCACAAGATGGAGGAGTGGAAGGTGCTGGTGGAGATGGATCCAA AAGCCCAAGAGTGGCTGGAGGAGTCGGAGTCGGATGAAGAGGATGATGATGTGGAAGGtgcagagggaggagaagaggaagaggagagctCTGAAGAGGAgagtgaagatgatgaag gagaggagcagcaccCAGCCGTGGAGCCTGGTGAGAACCCTGAGGAATACCTGTCCAGGACAGAGCAGTACTGGATCAAAGTGGCCCGCAGCCACATGGGCCCCGAGGCCAAGGAGAAGAAGGTGGTCAAGGTGGCTCATGCCATGGCAAAGACATTCCATGAGGATTCGGTCTAG